A genome region from Geothermobacter hydrogeniphilus includes the following:
- a CDS encoding PilZ domain-containing protein, which yields MPQPAIGLLKKNDEDHQLERILRRLGYRVFAYTRCHLMFSSLAGHGANLALIDRPLGEKEISLIKKYRSRETKNAATILCCGEGQSPRTPPGCSQLVDPLDIPALHRALQQHMTQYDRKKLRASIRLPALVCDRGEHLLGEVNVLGTGGAQLQSSTRPLRTGQNLEVVIPLLGQKKELEIPCQVVYAQEPVAENNFHYQAGIQFLTHDDELVRDLEHYLSCHLLTAPDDNGYHYRPAAAPSHII from the coding sequence ATGCCGCAGCCTGCTATCGGACTACTCAAAAAAAACGACGAAGACCATCAACTGGAACGGATCCTGCGCCGACTCGGTTACCGGGTCTTCGCCTACACCCGCTGTCACCTGATGTTTTCATCCCTGGCCGGCCACGGTGCGAACCTGGCCCTGATTGACCGGCCACTGGGCGAAAAAGAAATCTCGCTGATCAAAAAATACCGAAGTCGAGAGACGAAAAACGCCGCCACGATCCTCTGCTGCGGAGAAGGCCAATCCCCCCGGACACCGCCGGGCTGCAGCCAGCTGGTCGATCCCCTGGACATTCCCGCCCTGCATCGGGCCCTGCAACAGCACATGACGCAGTATGACCGCAAGAAGCTGCGCGCGTCGATCCGGCTTCCGGCCCTGGTCTGCGACCGGGGAGAACATCTTCTCGGCGAGGTCAATGTTCTGGGAACGGGAGGCGCGCAACTGCAATCATCGACCAGGCCGCTGCGCACGGGACAGAACCTCGAGGTCGTGATCCCGCTGCTGGGACAGAAGAAGGAGCTGGAAATCCCCTGCCAGGTGGTCTACGCCCAAGAACCCGTCGCGGAAAACAACTTTCATTACCAGGCGGGCATCCAGTTCCTCACCCACGACGACGAGCTTGTCCGGGACCTGGAACATTATCTCAGCTGCCACCTGCTGACGGCCCCGGATGACAACGGCTACCATTACCGCCCCGCAGCCGCCCCGTCACATATCATCTGA
- a CDS encoding AAA family ATPase, producing the protein MHRKLQNIFYETRDPELCWDDIGGYDDVKQTLREMVCLPIQKPELIVRHNLGLPAGVMMWGPLGTGITMLAEACAKEAGVSFVYISGQEMLGKHQEMVEAFDTAIHEAPCILFISDCEWLAPRAGCDYDWSPGNRRAIPPTFADKDLTRLFIEQVDRINGVSGVTLLGSCYRIDTVDQALIKEKKRFNRKVFVHPPTAGDRRGMLDIYMDKMPNLAPGIDRDALAAAAEGYVGWDIESLCKRATVNAIKEDATVVTAAHFEKALKEVRQFLTPDMVEKYWEIRNTDCPHHYEF; encoded by the coding sequence ATGCACCGCAAACTGCAGAATATTTTTTACGAGACCCGTGATCCCGAACTCTGCTGGGACGATATCGGTGGTTATGATGACGTCAAGCAGACCCTGCGTGAAATGGTCTGCCTGCCGATCCAGAAACCGGAGCTGATCGTCCGGCACAATCTCGGTCTGCCGGCCGGGGTGATGATGTGGGGACCGCTGGGCACCGGTATCACCATGCTCGCCGAAGCCTGCGCGAAAGAGGCGGGGGTCTCCTTTGTCTATATCTCCGGCCAGGAGATGCTCGGCAAGCATCAGGAGATGGTCGAGGCCTTCGATACCGCGATTCACGAGGCTCCCTGTATTCTCTTCATCTCCGATTGTGAATGGCTGGCGCCGCGGGCCGGCTGCGACTACGACTGGAGCCCGGGCAATCGTCGGGCGATCCCGCCGACCTTCGCCGACAAGGATCTGACCCGGCTGTTCATCGAGCAGGTCGACCGTATCAACGGCGTTTCCGGGGTGACCCTGCTCGGTTCCTGTTATCGTATCGACACCGTCGACCAGGCGCTGATCAAGGAGAAGAAGCGTTTCAACCGCAAGGTCTTCGTTCATCCGCCCACCGCCGGCGACCGGCGGGGCATGCTCGATATCTACATGGATAAAATGCCCAACCTCGCGCCGGGGATCGATCGGGACGCCCTGGCGGCCGCCGCCGAAGGTTATGTCGGTTGGGATATCGAAAGTCTCTGCAAGCGGGCCACGGTCAATGCCATCAAGGAGGACGCGACGGTGGTGACCGCGGCACACTTCGAGAAGGCGCTCAAGGAGGTGCGGCAGTTTCTGACTCCGGATATGGTGGAGAAGTATTGGGAGATACGGAACACAGACTGCCCCCACCACTATGAGTTCTAG
- a CDS encoding FmdE family protein, translating into MTTPAPDIFARIYARHGHRCTMSTLGGRIGLAVLRLRRAEWEDVRGCYLTRTCAVDGIVEVTGLSEDDGRLQVIPEGRHLLRLEHAAGRLEIELAPTALELAGNYRRLGYQLEAGWDDLDFAERERREGLREEALDALLVKLWEMGDDELLLIREENHG; encoded by the coding sequence ATGACCACACCGGCTCCCGACATCTTCGCCCGCATCTATGCCCGTCACGGCCATCGCTGCACCATGAGCACCCTCGGCGGGCGGATCGGTCTGGCGGTACTCCGCCTGCGAAGGGCGGAGTGGGAAGACGTGCGGGGCTGCTACCTGACACGAACCTGCGCGGTGGACGGTATCGTCGAGGTGACCGGTCTCAGCGAGGACGACGGCCGTCTGCAGGTGATACCCGAAGGTCGCCATCTGCTGCGCCTGGAACATGCCGCGGGGAGGCTTGAAATCGAACTTGCCCCGACGGCCCTCGAACTGGCCGGCAACTATCGTCGCCTCGGCTACCAGCTGGAGGCGGGGTGGGATGATCTTGATTTCGCCGAGCGTGAGCGTCGCGAAGGGCTGCGGGAAGAAGCTCTGGATGCGTTGCTGGTCAAGTTGTGGGAGATGGGCGATGACGAGCTGTTGCTGATCCGGGAAGAAAACCATGGCTGA